One genomic segment of candidate division KSB1 bacterium includes these proteins:
- a CDS encoding T9SS type A sorting domain-containing protein, producing MKWLKATALGMVGVLGLPLVLIAQDELVIPSSDGTTFLNQQIEADASRPPGRVYVLKRNGFYLINSVLTNSGWVLRIKAEDGPGTKPVIYLIADPTTGVFPSHFIEMGEDVYLKDIVLVGFIESLEGQIANNPPRLIRSRAAGFDLILDGCIITQSRGEHIRLEQATRIVKITNCIFANMGDLGTSNLGAGKPIDFRNASCDSAIFINNTFVNFHDRVVRHRASVAAINHFIFDHNTIVNSLGFHGTLVLGWLGSECKITNNLFVDHFIAGADTDRTRQAEFEEPGELDPRNGLGRMAWVLSVPNDTTKWVVKGNYYSVSPEVQAFYERHAAEGVLGEGPALTHHICRRLGADSALAFIKENIVLANRPRPMVNMAEWYRSPAGGNKTKNTPSDKWNRATDDYDRRAWQYFADTLDCSYATTTAAYTGALGGFPAGDLNWFPTKKAEWETWLTAVERKESVPLEFALYQNYPNPFNPSTKIRFTVSRPEFVMLQICDMLGREVAVPLAARVAAGDHEVTFDAGSLPSGVYLCFLKAGRQQAVKKMVLMR from the coding sequence ATGAAGTGGCTCAAGGCTACAGCGCTGGGTATGGTGGGGGTCCTGGGTTTGCCGCTGGTGCTTATCGCACAGGACGAGCTGGTGATACCCTCAAGCGACGGAACCACGTTCCTGAACCAGCAGATTGAGGCAGACGCAAGCAGGCCGCCAGGCAGAGTGTACGTACTCAAGCGGAACGGCTTCTATCTTATCAACAGCGTGTTGACCAACAGTGGTTGGGTGCTGCGCATCAAGGCGGAGGATGGCCCGGGAACCAAGCCGGTCATCTACCTCATAGCCGACCCAACCACCGGCGTGTTCCCTTCGCACTTTATCGAAATGGGAGAGGACGTGTACCTGAAGGACATCGTCCTCGTCGGTTTCATCGAGTCATTGGAGGGGCAGATTGCGAACAATCCGCCGCGTTTGATCAGGTCGCGCGCGGCCGGGTTTGACCTTATTCTCGACGGATGCATCATCACCCAGTCGCGAGGCGAGCACATCCGCCTGGAGCAAGCAACGAGGATCGTCAAGATCACCAATTGCATCTTCGCCAACATGGGCGACCTTGGCACCTCCAACTTGGGCGCGGGCAAGCCCATCGACTTCCGCAACGCCTCCTGCGACTCGGCGATCTTCATCAACAACACTTTCGTCAACTTCCATGACCGCGTTGTCCGGCATCGAGCGAGCGTCGCGGCAATCAACCACTTCATCTTCGACCACAATACGATCGTGAATTCCTTGGGCTTCCACGGCACGCTCGTGCTCGGGTGGCTGGGCAGCGAGTGCAAGATCACCAACAACCTTTTCGTCGACCATTTCATCGCTGGAGCTGACACGGACCGCACGCGCCAGGCCGAGTTCGAAGAACCCGGGGAACTTGATCCTCGCAACGGGCTGGGCCGCATGGCTTGGGTCCTGTCGGTGCCCAACGACACGACGAAGTGGGTGGTCAAGGGGAATTACTACTCGGTGAGCCCGGAGGTGCAGGCCTTCTATGAGCGACACGCAGCCGAGGGCGTGTTGGGCGAGGGCCCTGCTTTGACGCACCACATTTGCAGGCGCTTGGGTGCTGACTCTGCCCTGGCATTCATCAAGGAAAACATCGTCCTGGCGAACCGCCCGCGGCCGATGGTGAACATGGCCGAGTGGTATCGCAGCCCGGCCGGCGGCAACAAGACCAAGAATACCCCGAGCGACAAGTGGAACCGCGCAACCGACGACTATGACCGTCGAGCGTGGCAGTACTTCGCCGACACCTTGGACTGCAGCTACGCGACGACCACCGCAGCCTACACCGGTGCGCTTGGTGGGTTCCCTGCCGGTGACCTGAACTGGTTCCCCACAAAGAAGGCTGAGTGGGAAACCTGGCTCACGGCAGTGGAGCGCAAAGAGAGCGTTCCTTTGGAGTTCGCTCTCTACCAGAACTACCCGAATCCCTTCAACCCGAGCACCAAGATCCGCTTCACCGTGAGTCGTCCTGAGTTTGTCATGCTGCAAATCTGCGACATGCTGGGAAGGGAAGTGGCCGTACCGCTGGCGGCGCGCGTTGCCGCCGGCGATCACGAAGTGACCTTTGATGCAGGGTCTCTGCCCAGCGGCGTCTATTTGTGCTTCTTGAAAGCAGGGCGGCAGCAGGCCGTCAAGAAGATGGTGCTCATGCGATAG